A single Muntiacus reevesi chromosome 9, mMunRee1.1, whole genome shotgun sequence DNA region contains:
- the LOC136175274 gene encoding olfactory receptor 4P4-like, giving the protein MESQRNISEFIFLGLSYNQNIQIFCFVFFLFCYIAILVGNLLILVSIRCSPLFHQPMYYFLSHLSSVDVCYTSSVTPTLISDLLQGRKTTSYGNCMLQVFTMHFLGIIEVFVLTVMAFDRCAAICKPLHYTIIMNRTRCNLLIVAAWAGGAVHAFSQFSMIVSLPFCGPNEIDHYYCDIFPLLKVACTDTYITGVLVVANSGMVALVTFVLLFGSYVIILFTLRNHSAEGRRKALSTCGSHITVVTLFFGPSIFAYLRTPTTFPEDKIFSLFYTIIAPMFNPLIYTLRNTEMKKAMRRVWYQKMFSDEKHN; this is encoded by the coding sequence ATGGAAAGTCAGAGGAACatctcagaatttatttttttgggacTTTCCTATAACcaaaacatacaaatattttgctttgtgttCTTCTTATTTTGTTACATTGCCATCTTGGTGGGAAACCTTCTGATTCTTGTCTCTATCCGATGTAGCCCTCTTTTTCACCAACCGATGTACTACTTCCTCAGCCACTTATCCTCCGTGGACGTCTGCTATACCTCTTCTGTGACGCCCACACTGATCAGTGACCTGCTCCAGGGAAGGAAAACCACCTCTTACGGCAACTGCATGCTGCAGGTCTTCACCATGCACTTTCTTGGCATCATAGAGGTCTTTGTCCTTACAGTCATGGCCTTTGACCGCTGTgctgccatctgcaagcctctccACTACACGATTATCATGAACAGGACAAGGTGCAACCTCCTCATCGTGGCTGCTTGGGCTGGTGGGGCCGTCCATGCCTTTTCTCAGTTCTCTATGATAGTCAGtttgcccttctgtggccccaatgaaaTTGACCACTACTATTGTgacatttttcctttgttgaaaGTTGCCTGTACTGATACCTACATCACTGGTGTCCTTGTGGTTGCCAATTCAGGGATGGTTGCTTTAGTAACCTTTGTTCTCTTGTTTGGGTCCTATGTCATTATATTATTCACTTTAAGAAACCACTCAGCTGAAGGAAGGCGCAAAGCCCTCTCTACCTGTGGGTCTCACATCACTGTGGTTACCTTATTTTTTGGTCCTTCAATCTTTGCCTACCTCAGAACCCCTACCACTTTCCCTGAggacaaaatattttctctcttttataccaTCATTGCTCCTATGTTCAATCCCTTAATCTACACTCTGAGAAACACAGAGATGAAAAAGGCCATGAGAAGGGTTTGGTACCAAAAGATGTTTTCAGATGAGAAGCATAATTAA